CAGTCCAGGTCACGCGCATCATATTTCCCGTCGTAGGAGGCATTGGGGAAGGTAGCACCGATTCTGCCCCGGGTACGGCTCAATTTGCTCTGGGCATAATCCCATGCTTCGTCAATCCAGGTTTCCATTGTTTATTCGCTCCATTTCTCTTATACAGTGAGGAAGGCAGAAAGCCCTCATAAGAACAGACCTCCTGCCTCTTCTCCCCGTCAACTATTGCGCTGCCTTCCAGGCGTCAATCTGTGTCTGCAATTCAGTCTTGACCTTCTCAATCCCGGCCTTCTTCAATTTCTCGTTACGTTCCTCCAGCATCTTGGCAGGGTCAGGAATTGCCCCCGTGCTGGCCGCCCGGTATTCGCCAATGACCGAGGTAAGCTGGGTGATCTCGTTCTTGACCGGCGATTCGTCGAACACGAAGCCTAACAGCGGAGAGCGCTTCGCTTCATCATTGAATGTCTTCCAGCTTGTATACAGGTCATCCGGCTGGCCCGGCTTGAGATAATTGAGCAGCTGGTTGCCGATGACCCAGAAGAGTGCTGTACTGCCGTACCCCGAATCGGCAATCGGCTCGATCCGGTTCTCGCCGACCTTCTTGTAATGAGTGCCCTCAATGCCGTTAACGAACAGGTTCACAGCATAAGGATCGGTATGCAGTGCATTCAGGACCATCATGGCCCGCTCCGGGTCCTTGGAGGTGCGGGAGATGGAGAACATGGACCCGGCCGCCAGGTCCGTGGTCACAATAGGCTCTTCAATCACCTTGGACACGAAGTCATATTTATTGTCCGAGGCGATTTTCAGCTCAATATCTGCGCCCGGCTTCCAGACTGCCTGCTGCATCCAGATCTTGCCCTGCTTACGCAGGTCGCCGATCTCTGTCGTTGTCGTCGCCGCATCGCTGTTGATATAGCCCTTCTCGTAATAGCTGCGGTTCAGCTCATACTCCGCTTTGGCAATCGCGGAAATCTCGGGATCAACCACTGACTTAATCTGGATGTTATCCGTATTCGTATAGTCATATAAGAACAATGGAATCTTGTTCGGTGTCGGCCCGATAGCGCGGAAGTTCGAACGGGTCTCATACATCATGCCTTCACCCGACTCCTTGATGAAGTCCAGAATCAGCGCCGGCTCCTTCTCCTTCAGCAGCTTGAACCAGGGTTCGAAGTCCGACATCGTCTTGATGTCCTCAATCGGGATATTATATTTGTCGATGATATCCTTGCGGTACGTGTAGGCCTTACCCTGGGTAATCTCTTTATTGGTCGGAATGCCGTACAGCTTGCCTTTGTAGCGCGGAGCCTCCAGATAGATCGGATTCAGATTCTCCGAGATCCCCTGCCCGTACTTGGCCAGCAGATCATCCAGCTCCAGGAAC
This region of Paenibacillus sp. FSL K6-1096 genomic DNA includes:
- a CDS encoding ABC transporter substrate-binding protein; this encodes MTKVKKRKPLFTAMLLVLALSLQACSGGNNGGASGPAATSGEGGTGGAAASAPASTSDSLKPYEVSIIYFGAPQRDDAMVEAKLSEYFKEKFNATVDLQPIASSEYKQKTELMLNAGEPMDLVFTASWLNFFGNVAKGAFLELDDLLAKYGQGISENLNPIYLEAPRYKGKLYGIPTNKEITQGKAYTYRKDIIDKYNIPIEDIKTMSDFEPWFKLLKEKEPALILDFIKESGEGMMYETRSNFRAIGPTPNKIPLFLYDYTNTDNIQIKSVVDPEISAIAKAEYELNRSYYEKGYINSDAATTTTEIGDLRKQGKIWMQQAVWKPGADIELKIASDNKYDFVSKVIEEPIVTTDLAAGSMFSISRTSKDPERAMMVLNALHTDPYAVNLFVNGIEGTHYKKVGENRIEPIADSGYGSTALFWVIGNQLLNYLKPGQPDDLYTSWKTFNDEAKRSPLLGFVFDESPVKNEITQLTSVIGEYRAASTGAIPDPAKMLEERNEKLKKAGIEKVKTELQTQIDAWKAAQ